The Corynebacterium confusum genome has a window encoding:
- a CDS encoding polyribonucleotide nucleotidyltransferase: protein MSANNAVEYVTDEDFGITEAIATLDNGDFGTRTIRFETGQLARQADGSVTTYLDDDTMLLATTTTSNQPREGFDFFPLTVDVEERMYAAGKIPGSFFRREGRPSTEAILACRLIDRPLRPTFVKGLRNEVQVVITVMSQAPDEYYDVVAINGASAATQLSGLPVSGAVGGVRMAFIADQKHPEGQWVAFPNSEQHDRALFEMVVAGRIVQRKKGRKTVEDVAIMMVEAGAGINVAERVAEGAPAPQETAVAEGLEAAKPFIKTLCEAQAGLAERVAKETQEFPLFSAYSDEVFEAVEKKASKKLEKLLTIAGKQERDEATNEHMEQVEAELLERFEDDDASKQIRSAYNAVMKEIVRHKILSEGFRIDGRSVTDIRDLGVEVELVPRAHGSSLFERGETQILGVTTLDMLKMEQHIDSLTPVESKRYMHHYNFPPYSTGETGRVGSPKRREIGHGALAERALLPVIPSREDFPYAIRQVSEALGSNGSTSMGSVCASTLSLYNAGVPLKAPVAGIAMGLVSGEVEGKEKFVALTDILGAEDAFGDMDFKVAGTSEYITALQLDTKLDGIPSAVLADALEQARDARSAILATMAEVIEGPDEMSPLAPKITSVQVPVNKIGELIGPKGKTINSITEETGADITIEDDGTVYVSAESGEAADAALDKINSIANPQLPKVGERFLGTVVKTVAFGAFVSLTPGRDGLIHISKLGGDERIEKVEDVVNVGDKIQVEIADIDNRGKISLVPVDED, encoded by the coding sequence ATGAGCGCTAACAACGCTGTTGAGTATGTAACCGACGAAGACTTCGGCATCACCGAAGCTATCGCCACGCTGGATAACGGGGACTTCGGTACCCGCACCATCCGCTTCGAGACCGGGCAGCTGGCTCGCCAGGCCGACGGCTCGGTGACCACCTACCTGGACGACGACACCATGTTGCTGGCCACCACCACGACCTCCAACCAGCCGCGGGAGGGCTTCGACTTTTTCCCGCTGACCGTGGACGTGGAAGAGCGCATGTACGCCGCGGGGAAGATCCCGGGCTCGTTCTTCCGCCGCGAGGGTCGCCCGTCCACCGAGGCCATCCTGGCCTGCCGCCTGATCGACCGCCCGCTGCGCCCGACCTTTGTCAAGGGGCTGCGCAACGAAGTCCAGGTCGTTATCACCGTGATGTCCCAGGCTCCGGATGAGTACTACGACGTCGTGGCCATCAACGGCGCTTCCGCCGCCACCCAGCTGTCCGGCCTGCCGGTCTCGGGCGCTGTGGGCGGCGTCCGCATGGCGTTTATCGCCGATCAGAAGCACCCGGAGGGCCAGTGGGTGGCCTTCCCGAACTCCGAGCAGCACGACCGCGCACTGTTCGAGATGGTCGTGGCTGGCCGCATTGTCCAGCGCAAGAAGGGCCGCAAGACCGTCGAAGACGTGGCCATCATGATGGTGGAGGCCGGCGCTGGCATCAACGTCGCCGAGCGTGTGGCTGAAGGCGCCCCGGCGCCGCAGGAAACCGCCGTGGCCGAGGGCTTGGAGGCCGCCAAGCCGTTCATCAAGACCTTGTGCGAGGCGCAGGCCGGCTTGGCCGAGCGCGTGGCCAAGGAGACCCAGGAGTTCCCGCTCTTCTCGGCCTACTCCGACGAGGTCTTCGAAGCCGTCGAGAAGAAGGCCAGCAAGAAGCTGGAGAAGCTGCTGACCATCGCCGGCAAGCAGGAGCGCGACGAGGCTACCAACGAGCACATGGAGCAGGTCGAGGCCGAACTGCTCGAGCGCTTCGAGGACGACGACGCCTCCAAGCAGATCCGCAGCGCTTATAACGCGGTGATGAAGGAGATCGTCCGCCACAAGATCCTTTCCGAGGGCTTCCGCATCGACGGCCGTAGCGTCACCGACATTCGCGACCTGGGTGTTGAGGTCGAGCTGGTCCCGCGCGCCCACGGTTCCTCCCTGTTCGAGCGCGGCGAGACCCAGATTCTGGGCGTGACCACCCTGGACATGCTGAAGATGGAGCAGCACATCGACTCCCTGACCCCGGTCGAGTCGAAGCGCTACATGCACCACTACAACTTCCCGCCGTACTCCACCGGCGAGACCGGCCGCGTCGGCTCCCCGAAGCGCCGCGAGATCGGCCACGGCGCGCTGGCCGAGCGCGCCCTGCTGCCGGTCATTCCGTCCCGCGAGGACTTCCCGTACGCCATCCGCCAGGTCTCCGAGGCGCTGGGCTCGAACGGCTCGACCTCGATGGGCTCGGTCTGTGCCTCGACGCTGTCGCTGTACAACGCCGGCGTCCCGCTGAAGGCCCCGGTGGCCGGCATCGCCATGGGGCTGGTTTCCGGCGAGGTCGAGGGCAAGGAGAAGTTCGTCGCCCTGACCGACATCCTAGGCGCGGAAGACGCTTTCGGTGACATGGACTTCAAGGTCGCCGGTACCTCCGAGTACATCACCGCCCTGCAGCTGGACACCAAGTTGGACGGCATCCCGTCCGCCGTGCTGGCCGACGCGCTGGAGCAGGCTCGCGATGCCCGCTCCGCCATCCTGGCCACCATGGCCGAGGTTATCGAGGGCCCGGACGAGATGTCCCCGCTGGCGCCGAAGATCACCTCCGTGCAGGTCCCGGTCAACAAGATCGGTGAGCTCATCGGCCCGAAGGGCAAGACCATCAACTCCATCACGGAGGAGACCGGCGCCGACATCACCATCGAGGACGACGGCACCGTCTACGTTTCCGCCGAGTCCGGCGAGGCCGCCGATGCCGCCCTGGACAAGATCAACTCGATTGCCAACCCGCAGCTGCCGAAGGTCGGGGAGCGCTTCCTGGGCACGGTCGTCAAGACCGTCGCCTTCGGTGCGTTTGTCTCCCTGACCCCGGGCCGCGACGGGCTCATCCACATCTCCAAGCTGGGTGGCGACGAGCGCATCGAAAAGGTCGAGGACGTGGTCAACGTGGGTGACAAGATCCAGGTCGAAATCGCCGACATCGACAACCGCGGCAAGATCTCCCTGGTGCCGGTCGACGAGGACTAA
- the rpsO gene encoding 30S ribosomal protein S15, protein MALTTEKKAEILKEYGLHETDTGSPEAQVALLTYRISNLTEHLKDHKQDHHSRRGLLLLVGRRRGLLKYLASTNIDRYRDLISRLGLRR, encoded by the coding sequence ATGGCACTGACCACTGAGAAGAAGGCCGAGATCCTGAAGGAATACGGCCTCCACGAGACCGATACCGGCTCCCCGGAAGCCCAGGTGGCCCTGCTGACCTACCGCATCAGCAACCTGACCGAGCACCTGAAGGACCACAAGCAGGATCACCACTCCCGTCGTGGCCTGCTGCTGCTGGTTGGCCGTCGCCGCGGCCTGCTGAAGTACCTGGCTTCCACCAACATCGACCGCTACCGTGACCTGATTTCCCGTCTGGGCCTGCGTCGTTAA